In one window of Henckelia pumila isolate YLH828 chromosome 1, ASM3356847v2, whole genome shotgun sequence DNA:
- the LOC140894323 gene encoding uncharacterized protein: MDAAAGGSIFSKFPIEAYVMLEQMTINSYQWPSERYAIWKTAETHEVDAFTALTSKMATISTQLATLTKGNQSSTKSASLATAVNSTDGFESAEQAQYVNNRNFNNYRGNPAPNQYHPNLRNLENFSYANNKNVFNLPPGFNTQNGEGKPSLEDLASNFISKSSTRFKKNENRLDSMETHLTNVSASMKNLKTQIGQLMNALNNQQRGEFPSNTEVNPREQCKAVTLRYGKEVGVDNPKVVDDERFKKKALDGNFSKFLDVFKKININISFADALEQMPPYAKFMKNVMSRKRKLKEFETAKLTEECSAILKKKLPQKLKDPGIFTIPCIIRGPTVNRELCDLGASINLMPISIFRFLELGVVKPSTITLQLADRSLTPQGVVEDVLVKVDKFIFPADFVVLDMKEDQDVPLIFGRPFLATGRALIDVQDGELTLRVGGEAVTFNIYKTMKYQEEVHSCNRINLFNSYENNFGEGMELEDALARCLINSVTLFSGDDWELREKFLALESLPKEKKDHEKIEELPAEPIKEVPVSNPELKDLPGHLCYAFLGENSTYPFLGVASTGCAQKIRLAGYQHYCFLNSYFGYNQIAIAPEDQEKTTFTYPMSC; the protein is encoded by the exons ATGGATGCTGCTGCTGGAGGTtcgatattttctaaatttcctaTAGAGGCTTATGTgatgcttgagcaaatgactATTAAtagttatcagtggccgagtgagagatATGCGATATGGAAAACTGCTGAAACTCATGAAGTTGATGCGTTCACTGCCTTGACTTCTAAAATGGCTACTATTTCTACTCAATTGGCTACGCTGACCAAAGGGAATCAAAGTTCAACCAAGTCGGCATCACTGGCGACTGCCGTAAATTCTactgatggatttgagagtgcGGAGCAAGCTCAGTATGTGAACAACAGAAATTTCAATaactatcgaggtaatcctgCACCCAATCAATATCATCCTAATTTGCGAAATCTTGAGAATTTTTCCTATGCAAACAATAAGAATGTGTTCAATCTTCCACCGGGGTTCAATACTCAAAATGGTGAGGGTAAACCATCTTTGGAAGATTTGGcgagtaattttatttcaaagtcATCCACTAGATTTAAAAAGAATGAGAATAGGCTTGATAGTATGGAGACACACTTGACCAATGTGAGCGCTTCTATGAAAAATCTTAAAACACAAATTGGTCAATTGATGAATGCATTGAATAATCAGCAGAGAGGGGAgtttcctagcaatactgaggttaaTCCAAGGGAGCAATGCAAGGCTGTTACTTTGAGATATGGGAAAGAAGTTGGGGTCGATAACCCGAAGGTAGTGGATGATGAG CGTTTCAAGAAAAAAGCGTTGGATGGGAATttttctaagtttcttgacgtcttcaagaaaattaatataaatatttcattCGCTGATGCTTTAGAGCAGATGCCACCATATGCAAAATTCATGAAGAATGTGATGTCGAGAAAGAGAAAGCTCAAAGAATTTGAGACTGCAAAGTTGACTGAAgaatgcagcgccatcttgAAAAAGAAACTaccacaaaaattgaaagatcCAGGGATTTTCACTATTCCTTGTATTATTCGTGGTCCAACTGTTAATAgagaattatgtgatttaggtgcaagtattaatttaatgcctatTTCTATTTTCAGGTTTTTGGAGCTTGGCGTGGTGAAACCAAGCACGATTACTCTGCAGTTGGCTGATCGTTCTCTTACTCCTCAAGGAGTGGTGGAGGATGtactggtaaaagtagataaatttatttttcctgctgacTTTGTAGTGCTTGACATGAAAGAAGATCAAGATGTCCCTCTAATTTTTGGAAGACCATTCTTGGCAACTGGCAGAGCTTTAATTGATGTGCAGGATGGTGAATTAACTctacgagttggtggtgaagcggtcacttttaatatttataagacCATGAAATACCAAGAAGAGGTACATTCTTGTAATcgcattaatttatttaattcttatgAGAATAATTTTGGTGAAGGAATGGAGTTGGAGGATGCTTTGGCAAGATGCTTAATTAATTCTGTAACTCTGTTTAGTGGTGATGATTGGGAACTTAGAGAGAAATTCCTTGCTCTTGAAAGTTTGCCAAAAGAAAAAAAGGACCACGAAAAAATTGAAGAATTGCCTGCGGAGCCCATCAAAGAGGTACCAGTTTCTAATCCTGAATTGAAAGACTTGCCAGGTCATTTATGCTATGCATTTttgggagaaaattcgacttaccCG tTCTTGGGTGTCGCCAGTACAGGTTGTGCCCAAAAAATAAG gtTGGCTGGTTACCAACATTATTGCTTTTTAAATAGTTATTTTGGATACAATCAAATTGCTATAGCGCCAGAGGATCAGGAGAAAACAACTTTTACGTATCCTATG AGCTGCTAA